The Acidobacteriota bacterium genome has a window encoding:
- the mreD gene encoding rod shape-determining protein MreD — protein MEKNALGSTRNLKIGASLLIAAFLQITLAQYINPGLRHIDWLLLVVVYLGLQQREHQVTLWTAILAGVIKDFSAGGQVIAISGIAYLLAGYLADRISSVIVLDNLPVRIATVAAASLINILVQLIGYQILRFPLASLTGQESLLAILVMGLIGNLLAAIPFFVLLDNVFQTTTRLGARRTAALRGMRRRRFISKKIKI, from the coding sequence TTGGAGAAAAACGCATTAGGTTCGACGCGGAATCTCAAGATTGGCGCCAGCCTGCTGATAGCCGCGTTCCTGCAAATTACCCTCGCCCAATACATCAATCCGGGGCTGCGTCACATAGATTGGCTCCTGTTGGTGGTGGTTTATCTCGGGCTGCAACAACGCGAACACCAGGTGACCTTGTGGACGGCCATCTTGGCGGGAGTCATCAAGGATTTCAGCGCGGGCGGGCAGGTCATTGCCATCAGTGGCATCGCCTATTTATTAGCCGGGTACCTGGCAGATCGCATCTCCTCCGTGATTGTGTTGGACAATCTGCCCGTCCGTATCGCCACGGTTGCGGCGGCCAGCCTCATCAACATCCTCGTCCAACTAATCGGTTATCAAATCCTGCGGTTCCCCTTGGCGTCTTTAACGGGACAGGAAAGCCTGCTGGCCATTTTGGTCATGGGCCTGATTGGCAATTTGCTGGCGGCGATTCCGTTTTTCGTGCTGCTGGATAATGTGTTTCAAACTACCACGCGCCTGGGCGCACGGCGCACGGCGGCGTTGCGCGGCATGCGGCGGCGGCGGTTTATCAGCAAGAAGATCAAGATTTAG
- the mreC gene encoding rod shape-determining protein MreC, protein MQFVDKIKQDATRTLAVLLALHLVAVSFNRTTSHPELYVGQVVVSTILYPFQFFLANGLGSFRKIGNRYFALRDARAENEQLKAQVAQLNQKLLESQDQAKVADQLNTFVKWRSGLNYPALDARVIGRDATAWFNTVVIDQGTLAGVQKDMPVVTPEGLVGRVVFAGPLASRVLLITDERHGAGAIIGQLVNTRLIGVIKGKNNVLCEMRFVGPADKVAAGEAVITSGQDGLYPRGLPLGTVRLTPGAPGVPQTLEIEPAAPLNKLDVVAVLQVPKDQIRAKVDELVQQETAKQQQEKLPGRRRGEAQP, encoded by the coding sequence GTGCAGTTCGTAGACAAGATTAAACAGGATGCGACGAGGACGCTGGCCGTGCTGTTGGCGCTGCATTTAGTCGCGGTCTCGTTTAATCGCACCACGAGTCACCCGGAATTATATGTGGGGCAAGTGGTGGTCAGCACCATCCTCTATCCTTTCCAATTCTTCCTGGCGAATGGGTTGGGTTCGTTTCGCAAGATCGGAAATCGCTACTTTGCGTTGCGCGATGCGCGGGCTGAGAACGAACAGTTGAAAGCGCAAGTGGCGCAACTCAACCAAAAGCTCCTTGAATCGCAAGACCAAGCCAAAGTGGCCGACCAACTCAACACTTTCGTCAAATGGCGTTCGGGCTTGAATTATCCGGCCCTGGACGCGCGCGTGATCGGGCGTGACGCCACCGCCTGGTTTAACACGGTCGTGATTGATCAGGGTACGTTGGCGGGCGTGCAAAAAGACATGCCCGTGGTGACGCCGGAAGGTTTGGTGGGCCGCGTGGTTTTCGCCGGGCCGCTGGCCTCACGGGTTTTGTTGATCACGGATGAACGGCACGGCGCGGGCGCGATTATCGGTCAACTGGTCAACACGCGCTTGATTGGCGTCATCAAGGGCAAAAACAACGTGCTCTGTGAAATGCGCTTTGTGGGACCCGCCGACAAGGTCGCCGCGGGTGAGGCGGTCATTACCTCTGGGCAGGATGGCCTTTACCCGCGTGGGTTGCCGCTGGGAACAGTACGGTTGACGCCGGGTGCTCCGGGTGTGCCGCAGACACTCGAAATCGAGCCGGCGGCGCCGTTGAATAAATTGGATGTCGTCGCCGTCTTGCAGGTGCCGAAAGATCAGATTCGCGCCAAGGTGGACGAACTTGTCCAACAAGAGACGGCGAAACAACAACAGGAAAAACTACCAGGGCGACGGCGCGGTGAAGCGCAGCCCTGA
- a CDS encoding rod shape-determining protein: protein MNLRSIFSLFSSDLAIDLGTANTLVFARGRGIVVSEPSIVAINKVTHKVEAVGKEAKEMLGRTPGNIVAIRPMKDGVIADFEVTEKMLQYFIRKAHNGKTWVSPRIVIGIPSEITQVERRAVEDSAYRAKASEVYLVEEAMAAAIGAGLPITEPHGNMIVDIGGGTTDIAVISLSGIVYSKSVRVAGNEMDESITQYIKRKYNLLIGERTAEQIKMEVGSADPVDTPLSMEIKGRNLIEGIPKTIVVTDEEIREALSDSVATIINAVRVALERTPPELSADIVDRGIVLTGGGSLLKKLDSRLSRETGLPVSQSEDPLSSVVLGAGTMLSDFELLRRVRWDGATLPS from the coding sequence ATGAACCTACGCTCGATCTTCAGTCTGTTTTCCAGCGATCTGGCGATTGACCTGGGCACGGCAAATACCTTGGTATTTGCGCGGGGCCGGGGCATCGTCGTCTCCGAACCCTCCATCGTCGCGATCAATAAAGTCACGCACAAAGTCGAAGCCGTCGGCAAAGAGGCCAAAGAGATGCTGGGCCGCACGCCCGGCAACATCGTCGCCATCCGCCCGATGAAAGACGGTGTGATCGCCGATTTCGAAGTCACCGAAAAGATGTTGCAGTACTTCATTCGCAAAGCCCACAACGGCAAGACCTGGGTGAGTCCGCGCATCGTCATCGGCATTCCGTCGGAAATCACGCAAGTCGAACGGCGCGCCGTCGAAGATTCGGCCTATCGCGCCAAGGCTTCGGAAGTGTATCTGGTCGAAGAGGCGATGGCCGCCGCGATTGGCGCGGGGCTGCCGATCACCGAGCCTCACGGCAACATGATCGTGGACATCGGCGGCGGCACGACCGACATCGCCGTGATCTCGCTCTCGGGCATTGTGTATTCCAAATCCGTGCGCGTGGCGGGTAACGAGATGGACGAGTCCATCACGCAATACATCAAGCGCAAATACAATCTATTGATCGGGGAGCGCACCGCTGAGCAAATCAAGATGGAAGTTGGCTCGGCTGACCCGGTGGATACGCCCCTGAGCATGGAAATCAAAGGCCGCAATCTGATCGAAGGCATTCCCAAAACCATTGTCGTGACCGATGAGGAAATCCGCGAGGCGCTCTCCGATTCGGTGGCGACGATCATCAATGCAGTGCGTGTGGCGCTCGAACGCACCCCGCCGGAACTTTCCGCCGACATCGTGGATCGTGGCATCGTGCTGACGGGCGGCGGTTCGCTGCTTAAGAAACTCGATTCACGCTTGAGCCGCGAGACGGGCCTGCCGGTTTCGCAATCCGAAGACCCGCTTTCTTCGGTCGTGCTCGGGGCCGGCACGATGCTCTCGGATTTTGAACTTTTGCGGCGCGTGCGCTGGGATGGCGCCACCTTGCCGTCATAA
- a CDS encoding LemA family protein, producing the protein MGKAILGVLAVLLVIVLILGGWVAGKYNGLVASRNAVDGKWAQVENNLQRRADLIPNLVNAVKGYVKLEESVFTKIAEARAKIQSTTATPEEKMDASNQMTAVARKAGLIPGGGGGGGGILGTGGRFLSIVEQYPQLKSDTQFLKLQDELAGTENRLAIARKDYNEAVQAYNTTRQTFPTVMIAGMLNFQDKPFFKAEEGAKTVPKVDFSK; encoded by the coding sequence ATGGGAAAAGCGATACTCGGTGTGTTAGCAGTGTTGTTGGTGATCGTGTTAATCCTCGGTGGTTGGGTGGCGGGGAAATATAACGGGCTGGTCGCCTCGCGCAACGCAGTGGATGGCAAATGGGCGCAGGTGGAAAATAATTTGCAACGGCGCGCCGATCTGATTCCGAACCTGGTCAATGCGGTCAAAGGCTACGTCAAATTGGAAGAGAGCGTTTTCACCAAAATCGCTGAGGCGCGCGCGAAGATTCAATCCACGACTGCAACACCCGAAGAGAAAATGGACGCCAGCAATCAGATGACCGCTGTTGCACGCAAAGCCGGTCTCATCCCTGGCGGTGGCGGCGGCGGCGGCGGCATCCTGGGCACAGGCGGACGCTTCCTTTCGATTGTCGAACAGTATCCGCAGTTGAAATCAGATACGCAGTTTTTGAAGTTACAGGACGAACTCGCGGGCACCGAAAACCGTCTGGCCATCGCGCGCAAGGATTACAACGAAGCGGTGCAAGCGTATAACACGACCCGCCAGACCTTCCCGACGGTGATGATTGCGGGGATGTTGAATTTTCAGGACAAGCCGTTTTTCAAAGCGGAAGAGGGCGCCAAGACAGTGCCGAAGGTGGATTTCAGCAAGTAA
- a CDS encoding TPM domain-containing protein, whose product MKSPAKPVLLLNAVLVLLTVLAGVSPGAAQQKPPFPAYTSHVNDFANVLDAGTKQQLETILLNFEKRSGAQIAVVTVPSLNERPVEDYANELYRAWGIGAKSGEHKDKGALLVIAPNDKKSRLEVGYGLEGDLPDGLAGEMLRRMRPYFQQKQWSQGITVGVRTLVDTLAQKWNISVEGIDRQYAYAPQPDADVSGGQVVGGVICIFIAVIIFILLMIMLARRGGGGGGRRSSGWHAAPMIWNSGGGGFGSGSVGGGSWGGGDSGGGGGSDWGGFGGGSSGGGGASDSW is encoded by the coding sequence ATGAAATCACCTGCCAAGCCGGTTTTGCTGCTAAACGCGGTGCTTGTTTTGCTAACCGTGTTGGCGGGCGTGTCGCCAGGCGCGGCGCAACAGAAGCCACCATTCCCCGCCTATACCAGCCACGTCAACGATTTTGCCAACGTGCTGGATGCGGGCACGAAACAGCAGCTCGAAACGATCCTGCTCAATTTTGAAAAACGTTCGGGCGCGCAAATCGCCGTTGTCACCGTGCCGTCGCTCAACGAACGCCCGGTCGAGGATTACGCCAACGAACTCTATCGCGCCTGGGGCATCGGGGCCAAAAGCGGCGAACACAAAGACAAAGGCGCGCTGCTGGTGATTGCGCCGAACGATAAGAAATCGCGGCTCGAAGTCGGCTACGGTTTGGAAGGCGATCTGCCCGACGGTTTGGCGGGCGAAATGTTGCGGCGGATGCGGCCTTACTTTCAACAGAAACAGTGGTCGCAGGGCATCACCGTCGGCGTGCGCACGCTGGTGGATACGCTGGCGCAGAAGTGGAACATCTCGGTTGAAGGCATTGACCGGCAATACGCCTATGCGCCGCAGCCGGACGCTGATGTCAGCGGCGGCCAGGTCGTAGGCGGCGTCATTTGTATTTTCATCGCGGTCATCATTTTTATCCTGCTGATGATTATGCTGGCACGCCGTGGCGGCGGGGGCGGCGGACGCCGCAGCTCCGGCTGGCACGCTGCGCCGATGATTTGGAACAGCGGCGGCGGCGGGTTTGGCAGCGGCTCGGTCGGAGGCGGCAGTTGGGGCGGCGGTGATAGTGGCGGTGGCGGTGGCAGCGATTGGGGCGGCTTTGGCGGCGGCAGCAGCGGCGGTGGCGGCGCGAGCGATAGCTGGTAA